TCTCGCAAGTAACCCTTGCAGGCTTTAACCGTAAGAATGCCGTGCTGTATCCTGAAGATCAGCAGTACCGTATCGAGCGTATTCTTAATAGTAATGCGCAGCAGATTTCACAGGGTGAATTACTGTTTGTAGTATCGCCAGTTGCATAAATATTAAATGTAAAACAACCTGCTTACTCTAGTACGTTGTTTTAGCATTAAATAGCCGTATGAATACCCACGCTAGCGTGGGTATTTTTTTGCGCTAATATTGTCATTTGTCAGTCAATAGTATTGCTAAACTTGTGTTTAACCAGCGATAGCAGTAGTTTTGGCTTAGGGTATTGGTATAACTTAGAGGATTCAATTGATGGGGAGCTTACTTACAGTCCCGTCAATATAGTCGTTAATGAATGAGACCAAGGTTGAACTGGACAGGCTGCAGGAAATGCTTGCTACTCTAGAACAAAAAAATAAGCAGCTTAGAGATGAAAAGGCTGAGTTGCTGCGGGAAAAATCTGTGTTGGAGGAAAAGCTCAACGCGGCGTTAGATGGCACTGGGTTGTGTTTATGGGAACAACATATCCCGTCAGGTAATCTCACCATGTTTAATATGGAGTGGGGGTCATTGTTGGGTTATACCATCGATGAATTAGCTGCTCACATCGACAGCTGGAAAGGCAACCTGCACCCAGATGATCGTGACTGGGTTATCAACAACTTTGAAGATCATCTCAACGGCAAAACAGAATCTTACCAAGTGACCCATAGAATGCTACATAAAGATGGCAGTGTGAGCTGGGTGTCCGACCGTGGTCGAATCATTGAGTTCGATGAGGATGGTCAACCGCTGAGGATTATGGGCACGCATATCGATATAACCAAAGAGAAGCGCTATGAGCTGGATTTGTCCGAACTTGCTCATAAAGACCCTCTAACAGGTTTATTAAACCGCAAGGCGCTAATAGAGGCCTATGAAATGTCAAAAACACAAGACCATGCTGGTGGCGCGTTACTGTTTATCGATCTCGATGATTTCAAAGTGATCAACGACCACTATGGGCATAAGTTTGGTGATAGTCTGCTGATGCTTATAGCAGACCTATTACGGCAGCAACTGAGCGAGCCGCTGGTGATCGCGCGTTTAGGCGGAGACGAGTTTGTGGTGTTAGTTAATTCAAGCGACAGAGCATTATTGTCAGAATTGGCTCAACGAGTGCTGGCCTGTTTTATGGCGCCACTCGATCTCGAAAATCGCCAAATTTCGGTAGGCTTAAGTATCGGTATCTGTCTGCATCAAGGTGAGCTTAGTTTCGCAGAGGTCTGTGATCGCGCTGATAAAGCGATGTACCAAGTTAAGCGACAAGGAAAGAACAGCTTCTCTTTTGCACTCTAACCAGCCTCTCAATTCTGTGATTGATCATTGTTAGCATTATCAATATTGGGAGTCAGTTCTCGGCTTAGGGCAATAAAACTCTCTGCTGCGGCCGTTAGTGGCAAGTTCTTACGCCAAATAAGGGCTAAGTCCCATGTAAGAAAAGGGTTTAAAGGCCGGTAAACAAAAGCATCTGAGCTGACTTTATTACAAATAGGTTCCGGTAAAATGGCGATGCCCATTTCTGCTGCAACCATGGCGGCGATAAAATCCCATTGACCACTTTGTGCGGCAATATTGAGTTCGACATTGGCTTTGCGGCTTAAGCGCAGCAATAGTTTTGACAGTGAAAAATCATCGTTATACAGAATAAACGGATAGGGCTCTATGTTGGCCCAAGTTAATGCTTCAATTTCAGCTAACGGATGGTCGTTGGGGATGCAAGCTAGCAGAGGGTAGCCCTGTAAATTGTGGCTTTCAAACTCTTCAGTATGAGACGTCGGTAATGCGGTAAACGTTAGATCCAAACTATCATTTAATAACGCCTGCTCGGCACCAAAACCGCCTAGCTCAAGAATGCTGACTTCGATTCCAGGATAACGTTTTCTATAGTTTGAGAGAAGGTTGATTATCATCTCTCCCATCATCGGACAGACCCCTAAACGCAGCTGACCCGTTTCCAAGCCATTTAAACGGTTCATATCCTCATGTAACCTATGCCATTGACCCACAATTTGTTGTGCACTACAGGCTAATAATCTTCCGGCTTCAGTTGCGATGACCTTTTGATTATTGCGGATTAACAAAGGTTGGCCAAGATTCTCTTCAAGGCGCTGGATCATCTTAGTTAACGTGGGCTGAGTTAAGTGTAACTTCTCTGCTGCACGGGTGTAGTTGCCCATTTCTACAAGAGTCACAAAACAGTGTAAGTTTTTTATTTGAATGTTCATGCTTTTTTGGAATGTACTTAATGGCTATTATTCATTTTACTAATAGTTGGAAGCGGATTACTTTGACTTCAACCGCATATCCAGCCATTTAATCCCATTTTCTGAGGTCGTTATTATGAAGTCATACCAAGGTTTATTTGCCCAAGCACTCTATTTAGCCGCAATGCCATTAAACAAGGAAGAAGCGAGCAAGATTCAAGCTAATACTTGTGAGCAGCAACGCTCGTTAGAGGAAGCTGTCACTGAGAAGGTATAAAAGGAGTAGTTCAATTTTTTTCTTAGCAAGCAAGCCGTCCGTCAGCTTCACCGTTTAACTCAGGTTCGCTTATCTCATACTAAGCGTGAGTTTATAAATATCTCTTATCACTCCTTGAATCATTGAAGTTGACCATCGGTGATGGGAGATTTTTCACTTTTTAGGTTTAGCCTATTCATATCATTGCAGTAGGTAAACGGTGATATGAATAGCGCAACGAGATTTTGCTGATGCTGCTAGATGCTCAGCATCAGCTATGGGTCAATGACCAGGTTTTAAGCCAAGCAAAACCCCAAAGCCTATTAGTGCAA
The Shewanella sp. KX20019 DNA segment above includes these coding regions:
- a CDS encoding sensor domain-containing diguanylate cyclase, with the protein product MNETKVELDRLQEMLATLEQKNKQLRDEKAELLREKSVLEEKLNAALDGTGLCLWEQHIPSGNLTMFNMEWGSLLGYTIDELAAHIDSWKGNLHPDDRDWVINNFEDHLNGKTESYQVTHRMLHKDGSVSWVSDRGRIIEFDEDGQPLRIMGTHIDITKEKRYELDLSELAHKDPLTGLLNRKALIEAYEMSKTQDHAGGALLFIDLDDFKVINDHYGHKFGDSLLMLIADLLRQQLSEPLVIARLGGDEFVVLVNSSDRALLSELAQRVLACFMAPLDLENRQISVGLSIGICLHQGELSFAEVCDRADKAMYQVKRQGKNSFSFAL
- a CDS encoding LysR family transcriptional regulator, with amino-acid sequence MNIQIKNLHCFVTLVEMGNYTRAAEKLHLTQPTLTKMIQRLEENLGQPLLIRNNQKVIATEAGRLLACSAQQIVGQWHRLHEDMNRLNGLETGQLRLGVCPMMGEMIINLLSNYRKRYPGIEVSILELGGFGAEQALLNDSLDLTFTALPTSHTEEFESHNLQGYPLLACIPNDHPLAEIEALTWANIEPYPFILYNDDFSLSKLLLRLSRKANVELNIAAQSGQWDFIAAMVAAEMGIAILPEPICNKVSSDAFVYRPLNPFLTWDLALIWRKNLPLTAAAESFIALSRELTPNIDNANNDQSQN